From the Melopsittacus undulatus isolate bMelUnd1 unplaced genomic scaffold, bMelUnd1.mat.Z mat_scaffold_628_arrow_ctg1, whole genome shotgun sequence genome, the window ccctatagccccatagcctCTATGTCCCCCATAGCCCTCTatgtcccccatagccccatagacccccatagcctctatgtcccctatagccccctatagccccatagcctCTAtgtcccctatagccccctatagccccatagcctCTATGTCCCCCATAGCCCTCTatgtcccccatagccccatagacccccatagcctctatgtcccctatagccccatagccctctatgtcccccatagccccatagacccccatagcctctatgtcccccatagccccatagtcCCCCATAGCCTCTatgtcccccatagccccatagacccccatagcctctatgtcccctatagccccataacccccataggCTCTatgtcccccatagccccatagacccccatagcctctatgtcccctatagccccctatagccccatagcctCTAtgtcccctatagccccatagccctctatgtcccccatagccccatagaccccccatagcctCTAtgtcccctatagccccatagccccccatagccctctatagccccatagccccctatagcccctatagcccctatagcccctatagccccatagacccccatagccccccccgccccccccgtcCCCCTCTCACGCTGCGGAGCTCCTGGGTCCGGTCCCTTCATGGCgagggggggggttggggggggggggggggttggggggaggggggaggggccggACGCGGCGcgtgctgctggggggggggggggggggggggaggggggaggggctgcgGCTGCGGctgaggatgggggggggggaggggggctgcggagaagggggcggggcttggagGGGGATGGACCAATGGGagagggggatgggggggcagGGGTCAATACGGCCCCATAGGGGGGGAATGGAGCCCGTTTTGGGGTGAAACAGGCCTGTTTTGGGGCCCATATCCCGTTATTGGGGTCCCAGgtcccatttttggggtcccagatcccatttttggggtcccagATCCCATTTTTGGGTCCCAATTCCCATTATTGGGGTCCCAgatcccatttttggggtcccagATCCCATTTTTGGGTCCCAATTCCCATTTTTGGGTCCCAAttcccatttttggggtcccagATCCCATTTTTGGGTCCCAaatcccatttttggggtcccagatcccatttttggggtcccagATCCCATTATTGGGGTCCCAGATCCCATTTTTGGGTCCCAATTCCCATTATTGGGGTCCCAgatcccatttttggggtcccaaatcccatttttggggtcccagATCCCATTTTTGGGTCCCAAttcccatttttggggtcccagATCCCATTTTTGGGTCCCAAttcccatttttggggtcccagatcccatttttggggtcccagatcccatttttggggtcccaaatcccatttttggggtcccagatcccatttttggggtcccaAATCCCATTTTTGGGTCCCAATTCCCATTATTGGCATCCCACATCCCTTATTTTGGTCCCtatcactcccccccccccttggaggacctttccccccctcctctcTATGGTTCGGAGGACTCCAGGCCCAGAGcgcccccccccaccttccgGCTCCCGGGTGCCTGCGCATGCGCAGAGCGCTACTGGCACTTCCGCATCCATGCGGGACCGGACACGGGAGCTCCGGCAGGTAAAGAGGGGGAACGAGGCCGAAAAtgacccaaaatgacccaaaattgACCCAAAATGGACCTAAAATGACCCAAAATGatcaaaactgacccaaaatgacccaaaattgACCCAAAATGGACCTAAAATGACCCAAATTGACCCAAAATtgacccaaaatgacccaaaattgACCCAAAATGGGGCTCGGGGATCCCAGGATGGCTCCATGGACCCCAATAGGAGCCCTTATATGAGCCTATAGACCGCAGTGTGGAACCATCGAcacctatagagccctatagaaccctatagacccctatagaccccctatagacccctgtagacccccatagaccccctatagaccccctatagaccccctatagacccccacagaccccctatagaccccctatagacccctgtagacccccatagacccccatagaccccctatagaccccctatagacccccatagacccccatagacccccacagacccctatagaccctcTATAGACCCCAATAGACCCCCTACACACCActatagaccccctatagacccctatagaccccctatagacccctatagacccctatagaccccctttagacccctatagagcccatagacccctatagaccccctatagacccctatagacccccatagaccccctacagaccccctatagacccctatagagccccacACATCTCCACAGGCCTCCGGGAGCAGCTCAGAGGGGGATGAGGCTGAAGATGGGGACAAAGAGGCTTTAATGAAGCTGAACCCGCTCCTGCAGGTGAgaacaccccatagacaccccatagaccccccatagaccccccatagacaccccatagacaccccatagacagcCCATAGACagcccatagacaccccatagacccccatagacagCCCATAGACagcccatagacaccccatagacaccccatagacatcCCATAGACagcccatagacaccccatagacaccccatagacagcCCATAGACagcccatagacaccccatagacaccccatagacaccccattgacaccccatagacagcccatagacaccccatagacagtCCAtacacaccccatagacaccccatagacaccccatagacaccccattgacaccccattgacaccccatagacaccccatagacaccccatagacaccccatagacagcccatagacaccccatagacagtccatagacaccccatagacaccccattgacagcccatagacaccccatagacagtccatagacaccccatagacagcccatagacaccccatagacaccccacagacaccccatagacaccccatagacccccatagacaccccatagacagcccatagacaccccatagacaccccgTTGACAGCCCATAGACAGCCCATAGACagcccatagacaccccattgacagcccatagacaccccatagacaccccattgacaccccatagacaccccatagacaccccatagacaccccatagacaccccattgacaccccatagacaccccatagactccccatagacaccccattgacaccccattgacaccccatagacaccccatagacaccccatagacaccccattgacaccccatagacaccccatagacaccccatagacaccccatagacaccccatagacccccatagacaccccatagacaccccatagaccccccatagacaccccatagacaccccatagacaccccattgacaccccatagacaccccatagacaccccatagacaccgCATTGATCATACCATTATCATATCATTACCATGTCATTACCATACCATTGCTATGTAATTACCATGTCAGTACTATGTCATTACCATATCATTACCATGTCATTATGACATCATTATCATACTATTACTATATCATTATCATGACATTACCATATTATTACCACGCTGATATATATTATCACACATCACCATGTCACTACCATCTCATTACCATATCATTACCATGCCATCACCATATCATTACCATCTCATTATCATTTCATTTCCCCATGTCATTTCCCCATGCAATTACCATCTCATTAACATATAATTAAATCGCATTCCCATCTCATTAACATATTATTACCATATAATTACTACCTCGTTACCACCTCATTCCCATCTCATTAACATATACTTACACCTCATTCCCATCTCATTAACATATACTTACACCTCATTCCCATCTCATTCCCATCTCTCCACCATCTCATTAACATATACTTACAACTCATTACCATGCTATTACTCTCATTACTATCTCATCACCACCTCATTAGTATCAGATTACCATGTCATTACCATCTAATTACAATCTAATTACCATATCATTACCACCTCATTACCCCCTCATTCCCATCTCATTACCACCTCATTACCACCTCATTCCCATCTCATTCCCACCTCATTCCCATCTCATTCCTCCCTCATTCCCACCTCATTACCATCTCATTACCATATCATTCCCATCTCATTACCATATATTTACCCCCTCATTACCATCTCATTACCATACGGCAGGCAGGCCGGGTGCGCACAGCTCTGCGGgcgctggagcaggagctgcaggcgctggagcagctgcaggaggaggctcTGGGCAGCCCCCTGCCCCCCGACGGTGAGGACCCCCCTATGGGGCGCTATAGGGGGTccatagggggctataggggtccataggggtctatagggcgctatagggctctatggggcgctCCCATTGTGCTCTCtccccagggcagcagagggatctgcagctgcacagggaTGAGATCCAGGAGCTGACGCAGGAGATCCGATCCCGGCTGCGAGGtgggacccacagcaccccatagagacccatagagacccatagagacccatagagacccatagagacccatggagacccatagagacccatggagatccatagagacacatagagacacatagagacccatggagacccatagagacccatagagacccatagagacccatagagacccatagagacacatagagacccatagagacccatagagacccatggagatccatagagacacatagagacacatagagacccatggagacccatagagacccatagagacccatagagacccatagagacccatagagacacatagagacacatagagaccatagagacacatagagaccatagagacccatagagaccccatagagacacatagagacacatagagacacatagagacccatagagacacatagagaccatagagacacatagagaccatagagacccatagagaccccatagagaccccatagagacacatagagacacatagagacacatagagacccatagagacccatagagacccatagagacccatagagacacatagagacccatggaGACGCAtggagacacatagagacccatagagacccatagagacccatagagacccatagagacccatagagacccatggagacccatagagacccatagagacacatagagacccatagagacacatagagacccatggaGACGCAtggagacacatagagacccatagagacccatagagacccatagagacccatagagacccatagagacccatggagacccatagagacccatagagacacatagagacccatagagacacatagagacacatagagacccatagagacacatagagaccatagagacccatagagaccccatagagacacatagagacacatagagacacatagagacccatggaGACGCAtggagacacatagagacccatagagacccatagagacccatagagacccatagagacccatagagacccatggagacccatagagacccatagagacacatagagacccatagagacacatagagaccatagagacccatagagaccccatagagacacatagagacacatagagacacatagagacccatagagacacatagagaccatagagacacatagagaccatagagacccatagagaccccatagagaccccatagagacacatagagacacatagagaccatagagacacatagagaccatagagacccatagagacccatagagacccatagagacccatagagacacatagagacccatggaGACGCAtggagacacatagagacccatagagacccatagagacccatagagacccatagagacccatagagacccatggagacccatagagacccatagagacacatagagacccatagagacacatagagacacatagagacccatagagacccatggagacccatagagacacatagagacacatagagaccatagagacacatagagaccatagagacacatagagacacatagagaccatagagacacatagagaccatagagacccatagagacccatagagacccatagagacccatagagacccatggagacacatagagacacatagagacacatagagacacatagagaccatagagacacatagaaaccatagagacccatagagacccatagagacccatggagacccatagagacccatggagacccatggagacccatagagacccatggagacccatagagacccatggagacccatagagacccatagagacacatagagacccatggagacccatagagacacatagagaccatagagacacatagagaccatagagacacatagagaccatagagacccatagagaccccatagagaccccatagagacacatagagacacatagagacacatagagaccatagagacacatagaaaccatagagacccatagagaccccatagagaccccatagagacacatagagacccatagagacccatagagacacatagagacccatggaGACGCATGGAGACACatggagacccatagagacacatagagacacatagagacccatggcAACCtatggagaccccatagagacccatggaGACCCATAAACATCCCATAGTGTCCCAcagagaccctatagagacccatagccaccccatagcgccccgTAGACACacatagcaccccatagacaccccatagctccccatagacaccccatagcaccccctaGAGCCACCATAGTGCCCCGTagaaccccatagccccccatagacaccccatagacaccccatagcaccccctaGAGCcaccatagccccccatagacaccccatagacacccatagacccccatatcaTTGGGGTCACCCCATAGCGCTGGAGCTggccaaggaggaggaggagggcgaCAACCGGACCAGCATCAGGGCCCGGGTGAGGCGCACCCAGGTAAGGgtccattgggtcccattgggtcccccccatttttggggtcccctcccccatttttggggtccccagacccatttttggggtccccagacccatttttggggtcccctcccccatttttggggtcccctCTCCATTTCTGGGGTCCCCAGACCCGTTTTTGGGGTCCCCtcccccatttttggggtccccagacccatttttggggtccccaGACCCATTTTTGGTGTCCCCAgacccatttttggggtccccaGACCCATTTTTGGTGTCCCCAGACCCATTTTTGGGTCCCCtcccccatttttggggtcccctCTCCATTTCTGGGGTCCCCAGACCCATTTTTGGGTCCCCtcccccatttttggggtcccctCTCCATTTCTGGGGTCCCCAGACCCGTTTTTGGGGTCCCCtcccccatttttggggtcccctCCCCCATTTTTGGTGTCCCCAgacccatttttggggtccccaGACCCATTTTTGGGGTCGCCGGAGCCGTTTTTGGGGTCCCCGTTGGTCTCCGGGCCCCCCCTGAGctgttttggggtccccccccccagcacgcGGTGCTGACGCAGCAGTTCCTGGCGCTCACTGGGCGCTGCCATGCGGCTCAGGCCCAGTTCCGCCAGCGGCGCCTAGAGAGGGTCCAGAGGCAGCTGCATGTGGGTGAGAGAGggggggactgggagggactgggagggactgggagggactgggagggactgggaggggactgggatggactgggagggactgggaggggactgggagggactgggatggactgggaggggaCTGGGAGGGGACTGGGAGGGGactgggagggaatgggagagcactgggagggtactgggagggactgggagggcactgggatggaatgggatggactgggaggggactgggatggactcggagggactgggagggcactgggagggactgggagggcactgggagggactgggatggactgggagggcactgggatggactgggagggactgggagggcactgggagggactgggtGGGCgtgggagggcactgggagggactgggagggactgggagggcactgggagggactgggatggactgggagggactgggatggactcggagggactgggagggcactgggagggactgggagggca encodes:
- the LOC117438808 gene encoding syntaxin-4-like isoform X2, whose protein sequence is MRDRTRELRQASGSSSEGDEAEDGDKEALMKLNPLLQAGRVRTALRALEQELQALEQLQEEALGSPLPPDGQQRDLQLHRDEIQELTQEIRSRLRALELAKEEEEGDNRTSIRARVRRTQAQFRQRRLERVQRQLHVAGSAPVTEEELEQILESGHSEIFVSNVPGASRALQDLGQRHRELQRLERGLRDLGELFTALGTSLEQQGELLDRIEHHIQDSGARLDKGTRQLEAARRSQQGSRKKKLLLAGCVLMVAVIVAIIIAVAVATA
- the LOC117438808 gene encoding syntaxin-4-like isoform X1, which translates into the protein MRDRTRELRQASGSSSEGDEAEDGDKEALMKLNPLLQAGRVRTALRALEQELQALEQLQEEALGSPLPPDGQQRDLQLHRDEIQELTQEIRSRLRALELAKEEEEGDNRTSIRARVRRTQHAVLTQQFLALTGRCHAAQAQFRQRRLERVQRQLHVAGSAPVTEEELEQILESGHSEIFVSNVPGASRALQDLGQRHRELQRLERGLRDLGELFTALGTSLEQQGELLDRIEHHIQDSGARLDKGTRQLEAARRSQQGSRKKKLLLAGCVLMVAVIVAIIIAVAVATA